One window from the genome of Jeotgalibaca sp. MA1X17-3 encodes:
- the eutC gene encoding ethanolamine ammonia-lyase subunit EutC, translating into MEELNLKEMIKSILSEMVEESPAAAPTVPTPPIATTKEKPVEMKSGSEIEEGFIPDITEVNIRKQFLVPNAEDPEGYKKMKTFTPARLGLWRAGTRYKTEPALRFRADHAAAQDAVFSYVSEDLVKEMNFVETETLCGDKDTYITRPDLGRKFSEEETQKIKNTVKPNSKVVVVVGDGLSSAAIEANIPDIIPSIRQGLKMHGLDFGDILFVTHCRVPAEDAIAEITGAEVVCLLIGERPGLVTAESMSAYLAYKPTVGMPESRRTVVSNIHQGGTPAVEAGAYIADIIKKMLDVKKSGLELREK; encoded by the coding sequence GTGGAAGAATTGAATTTGAAAGAAATGATTAAATCTATTTTAAGTGAAATGGTAGAAGAGTCACCAGCTGCAGCACCAACTGTACCGACTCCACCAATTGCAACAACAAAAGAAAAACCAGTAGAAATGAAATCAGGTTCTGAGATAGAAGAAGGATTTATTCCGGACATAACTGAAGTAAATATCCGGAAACAATTTCTAGTTCCAAATGCAGAGGATCCAGAAGGTTACAAAAAAATGAAGACCTTCACTCCTGCCAGATTAGGCTTATGGAGAGCTGGAACACGTTATAAAACAGAACCAGCACTTCGTTTCCGTGCAGACCACGCAGCTGCTCAAGATGCCGTGTTCTCTTATGTAAGTGAAGACTTAGTTAAGGAAATGAACTTCGTTGAAACTGAAACACTTTGTGGCGATAAAGATACGTATATTACTCGTCCTGATTTGGGTAGAAAATTTAGTGAAGAAGAAACACAAAAAATCAAAAATACAGTGAAACCAAATTCTAAAGTAGTAGTAGTAGTAGGGGACGGTTTGAGTTCTGCAGCAATTGAAGCAAATATTCCAGATATTATCCCTTCTATTCGTCAAGGATTGAAAATGCATGGATTAGACTTTGGTGACATTCTATTTGTTACACACTGTCGCGTACCAGCAGAAGATGCCATTGCTGAAATTACTGGCGCAGAAGTAGTTTGTCTACTGATTGGTGAACGTCCAGGATTAGTAACAGCTGAGTCAATGAGTGCTTATCTAGCATACAAACCAACTGTAGGAATGCCAGAATCACGTAGAACTGTTGTTTCAAATATTCATCAAGGTGGAACCCCAGCTGTTGAAGCGGGTGCATACATAGCTGACATTATTAAAAAAATGTTGGATGTGAAGAAGTCCGGTCTTGAATTAAGAGAAAAATAA